One part of the Pirellulales bacterium genome encodes these proteins:
- a CDS encoding RtcB family protein yields MHQLIPTGAATAILPTGDTRPITVIGNEAIRQTFDEKCLQQAVNSRLAPGVTDLVLNPDGHCGYGAPIGCVLVSPSHVYPGPVGVDIKCSMSLLQLDLPAEAIADRVTRRALIDALGERLPTGAGRGQRHVKKARRFPLAAGKEALMFGATAAVCEQLGIPAHWAARCEDASHVGHDDTAAPLAERLEWHLRQGTLNDFGNKVSQMGSYGGGNHFGECEVVRFVDSPRARQAAEVFGLLDGKVAFLSHCGSRGIGHNLAMHQFRALQTKFANWDIPLPGNDRELVYAPLGTPEANAYLDDMALGANFATLNHLLINSLVHEAFAEIFPGIKAELVYFISHNIARKEIVNNQPAWVHRKGATRAFPAGHFALANTPYAQTGHPILLPGNPQAGSSVMVAEPGAEVSCYSVNHGAGRAMGRKAAIRNLDQRAIDESFDKLDILTNCRQYPRDEAPAAYKDFEQVLDSVKSAGLASEVARLHARFVMKDTDKADD; encoded by the coding sequence ATGCATCAGCTCATTCCCACCGGTGCGGCCACGGCTATTTTGCCCACGGGCGACACGCGTCCGATCACGGTCATCGGCAACGAGGCGATCCGCCAGACCTTTGACGAAAAATGCCTGCAGCAGGCGGTCAATTCGCGGCTGGCCCCCGGCGTGACCGATCTGGTCCTTAATCCCGACGGCCATTGCGGCTATGGGGCGCCCATCGGCTGCGTGCTGGTCTCCCCTTCGCATGTTTATCCCGGCCCCGTGGGCGTGGATATCAAATGCTCCATGAGTTTGTTGCAACTGGACCTGCCGGCGGAGGCCATCGCCGACCGCGTGACCCGCCGCGCTCTGATTGACGCCCTGGGGGAGCGGCTTCCCACCGGGGCGGGACGCGGCCAGCGCCATGTTAAAAAAGCCCGGCGATTTCCCCTGGCCGCTGGCAAAGAGGCCCTCATGTTCGGCGCGACCGCCGCCGTTTGCGAGCAATTGGGCATTCCCGCGCATTGGGCCGCGCGCTGCGAGGACGCCAGCCATGTCGGCCATGACGACACGGCGGCCCCGCTGGCGGAGCGGTTGGAGTGGCATTTGCGCCAAGGGACGCTGAATGACTTTGGCAACAAGGTCTCTCAGATGGGGTCCTACGGAGGCGGCAACCACTTTGGAGAGTGTGAAGTTGTCCGCTTCGTGGACAGCCCCCGCGCACGGCAGGCGGCCGAGGTTTTTGGCTTGCTCGATGGCAAAGTCGCGTTCTTGTCGCACTGCGGTTCGCGGGGGATTGGCCATAACTTGGCCATGCATCAATTTCGCGCGCTGCAAACCAAGTTTGCCAACTGGGACATTCCCCTGCCGGGAAACGACCGCGAACTGGTTTATGCACCGTTAGGGACGCCCGAGGCAAACGCCTACCTGGACGACATGGCCCTGGGGGCCAACTTTGCCACGCTGAACCATTTGCTGATCAATTCGCTGGTGCACGAGGCCTTTGCCGAGATTTTTCCCGGCATTAAAGCCGAACTGGTGTACTTTATCAGCCATAACATCGCTCGCAAGGAAATCGTCAATAACCAACCCGCTTGGGTGCATCGCAAGGGGGCCACGCGCGCCTTTCCGGCGGGGCATTTTGCCTTGGCCAATACGCCCTACGCGCAGACGGGGCACCCGATTTTACTTCCGGGAAATCCGCAAGCGGGATCGAGCGTGATGGTGGCGGAGCCTGGGGCAGAAGTCAGTTGCTACAGCGTCAACCACGGCGCGGGACGGGCGATGGGGCGCAAGGCGGCGATTCGCAACCTGGATCAGCGAGCCATTGATGAGTCGTTTGACAAGCTGGACATTTTGACTAATTGTCGGCAGTACCCGCGCGACGAAGCCCCCGCCGCGTATAAGGATTTTGAGCAGGTGCTGGATTCAGTCAAGTCCGCCGGTCTGGCCAGCGAGGTCGCCCGCCTGCACGCCCGCTTTGTCATGAAGGATACGGATAAGGCGGACGATTAA
- a CDS encoding YezD family protein: protein MTDASENSNPSARMGERDQEIAQIRDALRGLRFGSVNVIVQDGVVVQIDRTEKRRTRRNGVTNENSSCR, encoded by the coding sequence ATGACAGACGCCAGCGAAAACTCGAATCCATCCGCGCGAATGGGCGAACGTGATCAAGAGATCGCGCAAATTCGTGACGCCCTGCGGGGTCTACGATTTGGATCGGTCAATGTGATCGTGCAGGATGGCGTGGTGGTGCAAATTGATCGCACGGAAAAACGCCGCACGCGCCGCAATGGCGTTACCAACGAGAATTCAAGCTGTCGATAG
- the lepB gene encoding signal peptidase I: protein MAISPQNAATEAPSSPAVPPEPEGNVWRETLESVLIAFVMACMFRNFLAEPFVIPTGSMAPTLQGKHYDLVCPQCGTSFRKGYSDSNPAAPGAGLNATTAACCPNCQYVQAVQPETDKYEQVFEGDRIVVNKFIYDFHPPERWDVIVFKYPEDPKTNYIKRLIGLPGETLKIEHGDIWLKPPSGANLPAGTGPQWEIARKPNLAKLRAMLQPVHDQDHQPEELLAKGWPSRWQNWAMPNQPGWKTSADQKVFTLDKTTELTSLRYLHLLVDQYNWDQVDPPGGKASLAQPSLQPVPQLIRDFYPYNYAPFPNARDGIHWVGDLALMCEVQTAEQTGLLRLELVKGGRVFHAEIDLASGIARLRIPGVENYQPKSTTRVWSSATKQVMFANVDDQLWLVINGQPVEFDSPTTYDHLGNTRPAELPSIRPGEQRVTDHSPAGISVQGSAATVSSLRIMRDVFYTGSSQATDGMQRNQIELKKNPADPSRDQFFMLGDNSPSSSDSRYWLTQGFVERRQLVGKAMAIYWPHSWPTTYSLPIMIRGVRYDFPFMPNWSRMNFIR, encoded by the coding sequence ATGGCCATATCCCCCCAGAATGCGGCTACCGAGGCCCCCTCTTCTCCCGCAGTCCCTCCCGAGCCAGAGGGGAATGTCTGGCGGGAAACGCTAGAGTCGGTGCTGATTGCCTTTGTGATGGCCTGTATGTTTCGAAACTTTTTGGCGGAGCCGTTTGTTATTCCGACGGGGTCGATGGCTCCCACGTTGCAGGGGAAGCATTATGATTTGGTTTGTCCCCAATGTGGCACCAGTTTTCGCAAAGGTTATAGCGACAGCAACCCGGCCGCGCCGGGGGCTGGTCTTAACGCCACCACGGCCGCCTGCTGCCCCAATTGCCAATATGTGCAGGCTGTCCAGCCAGAGACCGACAAATATGAGCAAGTCTTTGAAGGGGATCGCATTGTTGTAAATAAATTTATATACGATTTTCACCCGCCCGAACGGTGGGATGTGATTGTCTTTAAATATCCCGAGGATCCCAAGACCAATTATATTAAACGGCTCATTGGCCTGCCGGGGGAAACCCTGAAAATCGAGCATGGCGATATTTGGCTGAAGCCACCGTCAGGAGCGAACCTGCCCGCAGGGACCGGTCCACAATGGGAAATCGCCCGCAAGCCCAACCTGGCAAAACTACGCGCCATGTTGCAGCCGGTCCATGACCAAGACCACCAGCCAGAAGAGTTACTGGCAAAGGGGTGGCCCTCGCGCTGGCAAAATTGGGCCATGCCCAATCAACCTGGCTGGAAGACCAGCGCGGATCAAAAAGTATTTACTTTGGATAAAACCACGGAATTAACATCGCTGCGATATCTGCATCTGCTGGTGGATCAATACAACTGGGACCAAGTTGACCCCCCCGGGGGAAAGGCCTCCCTGGCACAACCCTCGTTGCAACCCGTCCCCCAACTTATCCGCGATTTTTATCCCTATAATTATGCACCCTTTCCCAATGCCCGCGATGGTATCCATTGGGTGGGAGATTTAGCCTTGATGTGCGAGGTGCAAACCGCCGAACAGACAGGCTTATTGCGGTTAGAGCTGGTCAAGGGAGGCCGGGTTTTTCATGCCGAAATCGATTTGGCTTCGGGAATCGCCCGCTTGCGCATTCCCGGAGTGGAGAATTATCAACCTAAATCCACCACCCGCGTATGGAGCAGCGCGACCAAGCAAGTCATGTTTGCCAATGTGGATGATCAGCTGTGGCTGGTGATCAATGGCCAGCCGGTGGAGTTTGACTCCCCCACTACTTACGACCACCTGGGTAATACCCGTCCGGCGGAACTGCCCTCCATTCGTCCCGGCGAACAGCGCGTCACCGACCATTCTCCCGCGGGTATCTCGGTCCAGGGAAGCGCCGCCACCGTCAGTTCCCTGCGAATCATGCGGGATGTTTTTTACACCGGTTCCTCCCAGGCTACCGATGGTATGCAGCGGAATCAAATCGAACTGAAAAAAAATCCCGCCGATCCCAGCCGCGATCAATTCTTTATGCTGGGTGACAATAGCCCCTCCAGCAGCGATAGCCGTTATTGGTTGACCCAGGGCTTTGTCGAACGTCGCCAGTTGGTGGGCAAGGCAATGGCGATTTACTGGCCCCATAGCTGGCCCACGACTTATTCCCTGCCCATCATGATTCGCGGGGTGAGGTATGACTTTCCCTTTATGCCCAACTGGTCGCGAATGAACTTTATCCGTTAG
- a CDS encoding histone deacetylase, translating to MTWIYSHSDFLAHQTGTHPERPERLIAILRQLERTGLGARCHHPTWEVATTAELTTIHGTDYLNDLNAFCLRGGGRIEEDTVVSARSYDIARLAAGAAISATRAVISGDTPTALCLVRPPGHHARRDTAMGFCLINNISVAAHAALAAGLSRILIIDWDVHHGNGTQEQFYTDPRVGFFSIHRWPFYPGTGDHDETGSGPGLGTTKNLPIAWGTSRQEYLNQFTEAVEGFADKIRPELVLLSAGFDAHRDDPVGSLGLETEDFAMLTQIVGEITATWCGKKLVSVLEGGYNTGVLAGCVEEHVRGLLTLENRDIKSA from the coding sequence ATGACTTGGATTTACAGCCATTCCGACTTTTTAGCCCACCAGACAGGCACCCATCCCGAACGCCCCGAGCGTTTGATCGCGATTCTTCGGCAATTAGAACGGACAGGCCTGGGGGCACGTTGCCACCACCCCACCTGGGAAGTGGCCACTACCGCGGAGCTGACCACCATTCACGGGACCGATTATTTAAACGATTTGAATGCTTTTTGCTTGCGGGGCGGGGGTCGAATCGAAGAAGACACCGTGGTCTCGGCTCGGTCGTATGACATTGCCCGGCTGGCGGCTGGCGCGGCGATTTCCGCCACCCGGGCCGTGATTTCCGGCGACACACCCACCGCGTTATGCCTGGTGCGGCCCCCCGGTCATCATGCCCGCCGCGATACCGCCATGGGTTTTTGTTTGATCAACAATATTTCGGTGGCGGCGCACGCGGCACTGGCTGCCGGATTATCGCGAATTTTGATCATTGATTGGGACGTGCACCATGGAAATGGCACCCAGGAACAGTTTTATACCGACCCGCGGGTGGGCTTTTTTTCGATCCATCGCTGGCCCTTTTATCCGGGAACGGGGGACCACGATGAAACCGGTAGCGGGCCGGGGCTGGGGACGACCAAAAATCTGCCGATCGCCTGGGGAACTTCTCGACAAGAGTATTTGAATCAGTTTACCGAGGCAGTAGAGGGTTTTGCGGACAAAATTCGCCCCGAGCTAGTTCTGCTAAGCGCGGGGTTTGACGCGCACCGGGATGATCCCGTCGGCTCGCTGGGCCTAGAGACCGAGGATTTTGCCATGTTGACCCAGATTGTGGGGGAAATTACCGCGACGTGGTGCGGAAAAAAACTGGTCAGCGTGCTGGAGGGGGGTTACAACACGGGCGTCCTAGCCGGCTGCGTGGAAGAGCATGTGCGGGGGTTGCTGACCCTAGAAAATCGCGATATCAAATCTGCTTAG
- the lptB gene encoding LPS export ABC transporter ATP-binding protein: MNPLLKSTGLVKTYGRRRVVDGVTFYVNTGEIVGLLGPNGAGKTTSFRMTCGLVEPDAGTVTLNGLDVTHWPMYRRARDGGMGYLAQEQSVFRKLTVEQNLLAVMELLGMPRAERLSRCEELLREFDIVKIRKSLAQSCSGGEKRRLEIARCLVSKPTIILLDEPFTGIDPVTINNIQGIIRRLRDDGISILITDHRERETLAITDRSYVIRAGQVLCEGTPEEVLNNPDARKYYFGDDPGILRPHSAKPTEKLSSGVSG; encoded by the coding sequence GTGAATCCCTTATTAAAATCGACCGGTTTGGTAAAGACCTATGGCCGTCGCCGTGTGGTGGACGGCGTTACGTTTTATGTGAATACCGGCGAAATTGTGGGTCTATTGGGTCCCAACGGCGCAGGCAAAACGACCAGCTTTCGCATGACCTGCGGATTGGTGGAACCGGACGCCGGCACCGTGACGCTGAATGGACTGGATGTGACTCATTGGCCCATGTATCGCCGGGCGCGCGACGGGGGGATGGGATATCTGGCCCAGGAACAAAGCGTTTTTCGCAAATTGACGGTAGAGCAAAACCTGCTAGCGGTTATGGAGTTGTTAGGGATGCCGCGGGCCGAGCGTTTAAGCCGGTGCGAGGAACTGTTGCGGGAGTTCGACATTGTCAAAATCCGCAAATCACTGGCGCAAAGTTGCTCCGGCGGGGAAAAACGCCGGTTAGAAATTGCCCGCTGCCTGGTCAGCAAACCGACCATCATTCTGCTGGACGAGCCATTCACCGGCATTGACCCGGTGACGATCAACAACATCCAGGGGATTATTCGCCGTTTGCGGGACGACGGCATTTCGATACTGATTACCGACCACCGCGAACGGGAAACGCTGGCGATCACCGATCGCAGTTATGTGATCCGCGCGGGTCAGGTGCTGTGCGAAGGAACGCCCGAGGAAGTGCTGAATAACCCGGACGCCCGCAAATATTACTTTGGCGATGATCCAGGAATTCTCAGACCACATAGCGCAAAACCAACGGAGAAATTGTCCAGTGGCGTGAGCGGCTAA
- a CDS encoding HEAT repeat domain-containing protein, translating to MDGREVAAMDRRKLPVLRKPPVFSVGRFQDVPRGDSFPAACLLAVFVACFCGGCEALQRQRSPDPRISADQLPPREGVKASAVASDDKLYPTSSNAKSSDASGQQSSRLPQPDSTQPTEHAEHSHDTEHTGPAHCAQCAANMSPAQQLAALASPSWFLAPLTTETSPGKQQVDHLFLERYRWRHLGIETELAIPPQRRLNLTAELAKTTQQPLRANLAIALAWQGRPQAVPVLAQVIADPQAPLPLRRAAADALGHLPWDDAVATVYEQVLPQLGDSAGPAATRYIWELHTELLESWIKTAPLPHEQILRQALHSPAAALRAQFVAAYVRWPDLELATDLEELSLDPAPVVRVAYLNMLAVRQPPNALASLRGALQDAEFDVKLAAIQGLGRLGGRSAQEALRPLTRESGELIRAAAYSALYESGDPTVVNAALADKSSQVRLGLTSTLIRRPDPALALRLLADPSVEVRKQTLAKMENWPLPLAVPVLLGACENDVLLVRQAAIRQLRESWPAANELSLTASRVQLAEQARLLKETYHREFGEHAAATDVTSRANPLTDPALSTVGYQTVAADILHELESHWRRCASRCRSTAAWERRAAIQDFTQQLAGQVIPDSTLVELTEILQTETDATVWLAALRLLAEQSDPRVAAIVALAASHPSDGVRRQSLEWFIAHPHQDYALLLQNSLADDHVAVVLAALRALAALPKLPSAQPLEELLAARDPAIRLAAAYALAAHGVPPGLPALLRLTYHDDTAIRREAATLLGKLGDLQALGELIRLLDDRPEVQLAALASLQLLTGFNAAADATIQSYAGLAQPTGERKVVDGQVVYEEFAILQRLTCHQQCLCWKQWYARIGKKKFGGQE from the coding sequence ATGGATGGCCGTGAGGTGGCCGCGATGGATCGCCGTAAACTGCCTGTTTTGCGCAAACCGCCGGTTTTCTCGGTGGGGCGTTTTCAGGATGTGCCAAGGGGAGATTCTTTTCCCGCAGCCTGCTTGCTAGCGGTTTTTGTGGCCTGTTTTTGTGGCGGCTGTGAAGCCCTCCAGCGACAACGCTCGCCCGATCCACGAATTTCCGCCGATCAACTTCCCCCACGCGAGGGCGTAAAAGCTAGTGCCGTCGCCAGTGATGATAAGCTTTACCCAACGTCATCCAACGCCAAATCTTCTGACGCATCGGGGCAACAATCGTCTCGGCTTCCCCAGCCAGATAGCACGCAGCCCACGGAACACGCAGAACATTCGCACGACACGGAACACACGGGGCCGGCCCATTGTGCTCAGTGCGCGGCCAACATGAGCCCCGCGCAGCAATTGGCGGCCCTGGCCAGCCCTAGCTGGTTTTTAGCTCCGCTAACCACGGAAACATCCCCTGGCAAGCAGCAGGTGGATCATCTTTTCCTGGAAAGGTATCGTTGGCGGCATCTGGGCATCGAAACAGAATTGGCGATTCCTCCCCAGCGACGGCTCAACCTGACGGCGGAATTGGCCAAGACCACCCAGCAGCCGTTGCGGGCAAATTTGGCGATAGCCCTAGCTTGGCAAGGACGCCCCCAGGCCGTGCCGGTGTTGGCCCAGGTTATTGCCGATCCCCAGGCGCCGTTACCATTGCGTCGGGCGGCGGCGGATGCCCTAGGACATTTGCCGTGGGATGACGCGGTGGCAACTGTTTATGAGCAGGTCTTGCCGCAGTTGGGGGATTCCGCCGGTCCCGCCGCCACGCGGTATATTTGGGAACTGCACACCGAACTTTTGGAAAGTTGGATAAAAACCGCCCCTCTGCCGCATGAGCAGATTTTACGTCAGGCGCTCCATTCCCCCGCCGCGGCCCTACGGGCGCAGTTTGTGGCGGCGTATGTGCGCTGGCCAGACCTGGAGCTTGCCACTGATCTGGAAGAGTTGTCGCTAGATCCCGCGCCGGTGGTGCGGGTGGCTTATTTAAATATGTTGGCGGTGCGTCAGCCACCGAACGCGCTGGCAAGTCTGCGCGGAGCTCTGCAAGACGCGGAATTTGATGTCAAACTGGCCGCGATCCAGGGATTGGGTCGGTTGGGGGGGAGGTCCGCCCAAGAGGCCCTGCGTCCCTTAACGCGGGAGAGCGGCGAATTGATCCGCGCGGCGGCGTATTCGGCCCTCTATGAAAGCGGGGATCCAACCGTGGTAAATGCGGCCCTGGCGGACAAATCCAGCCAGGTACGGTTGGGTTTGACGAGCACATTGATTCGCAGGCCCGATCCCGCGCTGGCCCTGCGATTACTGGCGGATCCCAGCGTGGAAGTGCGTAAGCAAACATTAGCCAAAATGGAAAATTGGCCGTTGCCCTTGGCCGTGCCGGTCCTCTTGGGGGCTTGCGAAAATGATGTGCTGCTGGTGCGCCAGGCGGCGATACGCCAGCTGCGCGAATCCTGGCCCGCGGCAAACGAACTGAGTTTAACCGCCTCGCGCGTGCAATTGGCCGAACAAGCCCGGCTGCTAAAAGAAACCTATCATCGCGAATTTGGCGAACATGCCGCGGCAACCGACGTCACGTCGCGAGCCAATCCATTGACGGACCCGGCGCTTTCCACCGTGGGTTATCAGACGGTGGCGGCGGATATCCTCCACGAATTAGAGTCGCACTGGCGACGCTGCGCGTCGCGCTGCCGTTCCACCGCGGCTTGGGAACGCCGCGCCGCGATCCAGGACTTTACGCAACAACTGGCCGGACAGGTAATTCCCGATAGCACCCTCGTCGAATTGACGGAAATTTTACAGACAGAAACCGACGCCACAGTTTGGCTGGCGGCGTTGCGGCTGCTGGCTGAACAGTCAGATCCCCGCGTGGCGGCGATTGTCGCCCTGGCCGCCAGCCATCCCAGCGATGGCGTGCGGCGGCAATCCCTCGAGTGGTTTATCGCCCATCCCCATCAGGACTATGCGCTCCTCTTGCAAAACAGTCTGGCGGACGATCATGTGGCGGTGGTGCTAGCCGCGCTGCGGGCCTTGGCGGCGCTCCCCAAGCTTCCTAGCGCTCAGCCGCTGGAGGAACTGTTGGCCGCCCGCGATCCGGCGATCCGCTTGGCGGCGGCGTATGCCCTGGCGGCGCATGGCGTGCCGCCGGGATTACCGGCGTTACTACGCCTGACCTATCACGACGATACCGCTATCCGCCGCGAGGCCGCGACGCTCTTGGGCAAATTAGGGGACCTGCAAGCGCTGGGGGAATTGATTCGCCTGCTGGATGACCGGCCCGAGGTGCAGCTAGCGGCGCTGGCCAGTCTGCAGCTGTTGACGGGATTTAATGCGGCGGCGGACGCGACGATTCAATCCTACGCCGGTTTGGCCCAACCCACGGGCGAGCGAAAAGTGGTGGATGGCCAGGTGGTCTATGAGGAGTTTGCCATATTGCAGCGGCTGACTTGCCACCAGCAATGTCTGTGCTGGAAACAGTGGTACGCCCGGATTGGCAAGAAAAAGTTTGGGGGGCAGGAGTAA
- a CDS encoding DUF1559 domain-containing protein, with protein sequence MLRFSPLSRRGFTLVELLVVIAIIGILVALLLPAIQAARQAALRGQCTNNIRQLGIAAHNFSDAYKKLPSSIRPAGVTPLPRIAGLLQLLPFIEEDNLFKRYDKTLNWSHVKNLPVTSTIITTFLCPSSPDADRLDGDPQPSWRGNLVAITDYSPTISVDKRLKDANLVDFAGTGMLPKNGNPKFKDVTDGTSKTILYAESAGRPYVYQGGMQLAADINTNRVNAGGWCRPASDFSVDGSSYDGKSFPGPCAVNCTNGEDFGNTFPHPFYGSEGSSETYSFHTSGANIVFGDSSVRFLNSDINIREFAKFVTRASGETANEVN encoded by the coding sequence ATGTTACGGTTTTCCCCTTTGTCGCGACGCGGTTTCACCCTTGTGGAACTGCTGGTCGTAATCGCAATTATTGGCATTTTGGTCGCGTTATTGCTGCCCGCCATCCAGGCGGCCCGGCAAGCCGCCCTGCGCGGGCAGTGCACCAATAACATCCGCCAGTTGGGCATCGCCGCGCACAACTTTAGCGATGCCTACAAAAAACTCCCTTCCAGTATTCGACCGGCGGGTGTGACGCCCCTGCCGCGGATTGCCGGGCTGTTGCAACTGTTGCCCTTTATCGAGGAGGACAACCTCTTTAAGCGCTACGACAAAACCCTGAATTGGTCGCATGTCAAGAATCTGCCGGTGACCAGCACTATCATCACCACGTTTTTGTGCCCTTCCTCGCCCGATGCCGACCGGCTGGATGGCGACCCGCAACCCAGTTGGCGGGGGAACCTGGTGGCAATCACGGATTATTCCCCCACCATTAGCGTCGATAAGCGATTGAAAGACGCCAATTTAGTTGATTTTGCCGGTACCGGCATGCTCCCCAAGAATGGGAATCCCAAGTTCAAAGATGTGACGGATGGTACGTCCAAGACGATCCTGTATGCGGAATCAGCCGGACGTCCCTATGTTTACCAAGGGGGCATGCAACTTGCCGCGGATATCAACACGAATCGTGTCAATGCGGGGGGGTGGTGCCGTCCGGCCAGCGATTTCAGCGTGGATGGATCAAGCTATGACGGCAAATCCTTTCCCGGACCCTGCGCCGTGAATTGCACCAACGGCGAGGATTTTGGCAACACGTTTCCCCATCCATTTTATGGTTCGGAAGGAAGCAGTGAAACCTATTCCTTTCACACCAGCGGGGCGAATATCGTCTTTGGCGATTCCTCGGTACGCTTTCTCAATAGCGATATCAACATCCGTGAGTTTGCTAAATTCGTCACCCGGGCCAGCGGCGAAACGGCAAATGAAGTGAATTAA
- a CDS encoding PEP-CTERM sorting domain-containing protein, protein MSRNWKIALAGLFGLACMAGQASAASVTYGPQPIGPNNAGSAGSFFLPQFDPSLGTLTKVILMVNGFSDGGQNILDSESDFSGNASVSIGTNITVTGPATLTVLTTPVDTNSGPIGPDDEMVFPDFAGPDSIGVFGNLSTDSDMSMITSGMGPYIGLGNVTFNYSSVVNNSSSSTVSPSFTFNTPTIYSFDAKVTYEYDVIPEPSTFILAGLGAVGLVGYGLRRRVK, encoded by the coding sequence ATGAGTCGGAATTGGAAAATTGCCTTGGCTGGTCTATTTGGCCTGGCATGCATGGCGGGGCAGGCAAGTGCCGCATCTGTAACTTATGGACCCCAGCCCATCGGTCCCAACAATGCTGGCAGCGCGGGAAGTTTCTTTTTGCCCCAGTTTGATCCTTCCTTGGGGACACTGACCAAAGTCATTTTGATGGTAAATGGCTTTAGCGATGGCGGCCAAAACATTCTGGATAGTGAATCGGATTTCTCGGGGAACGCGTCGGTCTCCATCGGTACAAATATCACCGTGACAGGCCCCGCCACCTTGACCGTGTTAACCACCCCGGTGGATACCAATAGCGGCCCCATCGGCCCCGATGATGAAATGGTTTTTCCCGATTTTGCGGGTCCGGACTCGATTGGGGTGTTTGGGAATCTGTCCACCGACTCGGACATGAGCATGATCACCAGCGGCATGGGCCCCTACATTGGTTTGGGGAATGTCACGTTCAACTACAGCAGCGTGGTGAACAATTCGTCTTCCTCGACGGTTTCGCCTTCGTTCACGTTTAATACACCCACGATTTACAGCTTTGACGCCAAAGTGACTTACGAATACGACGTCATCCCGGAACCCTCGACCTTTATCCTGGCCGGATTGGGCGCGGTTGGCTTGGTGGGTTATGGCTTGCGTCGTCGGGTCAAGTAA
- a CDS encoding sigma-54 dependent transcriptional regulator, translating to MLGRNPRMRRISQHIERAADVQCTVLITGETGTGKEVLARLLHEVGSRNSAPFVPVNCAALTTTLAESQLFGHEKGAFTGAAGSSLGVFRAASSGVVFLDEVGEMPLELQPKLLRVLQEQEVTPVGSSIPVSINVQIVAATNRNLEAEVAAGRFREDLYYRLNMVELRVPPLRERSEDIPDFVDFFSEKFALRYQRPVWIPTPAILQEFCAYHWPGNIRQLAHVIEQAYVLETEPMLPGRDSATTGEESGPAGRLPYLNLEKLRYEAVRQALVLTRGHKGQAAQMLGVHANTLTRMIAEFKMSPKHWQATVPN from the coding sequence ATGCTGGGTCGAAATCCGCGCATGCGCAGGATTTCACAGCATATTGAGCGCGCTGCCGATGTGCAGTGCACCGTGCTGATCACCGGCGAGACCGGCACCGGCAAGGAAGTTCTCGCGCGCCTCTTGCACGAGGTTGGCTCCCGCAATTCAGCCCCTTTTGTGCCGGTCAATTGCGCCGCCCTGACCACCACGCTAGCCGAAAGCCAACTCTTTGGCCACGAAAAAGGTGCCTTTACCGGTGCGGCCGGTAGTTCTTTAGGCGTGTTTCGCGCGGCAAGTTCCGGTGTGGTGTTTTTAGATGAAGTGGGCGAAATGCCATTAGAGCTGCAGCCCAAGTTGCTGCGTGTTCTGCAAGAGCAAGAGGTCACACCCGTGGGGTCGTCGATCCCCGTATCGATTAATGTGCAAATCGTCGCCGCGACCAATCGCAATCTCGAGGCGGAAGTCGCCGCGGGCCGCTTTCGCGAGGATCTGTATTATCGGCTGAACATGGTCGAGCTGCGCGTCCCACCTCTCCGCGAGCGCAGCGAGGATATACCAGATTTTGTGGACTTTTTCTCCGAAAAATTTGCGTTACGTTATCAACGCCCGGTTTGGATTCCCACTCCCGCCATTTTACAAGAGTTCTGCGCGTACCACTGGCCGGGTAATATTCGCCAACTGGCCCATGTCATTGAACAAGCATATGTGCTAGAGACCGAGCCGATGCTGCCAGGCCGGGATTCCGCCACGACCGGCGAAGAGTCCGGCCCCGCCGGGCGGCTCCCTTACCTAAATCTGGAAAAACTCCGCTATGAGGCTGTCCGCCAGGCTCTGGTGTTGACCCGCGGCCATAAAGGACAAGCGGCACAAATGCTGGGCGTACACGCCAACACCCTGACCCGGATGATCGCCGAATTTAAAATGTCTCCCAAACACTGGCAAGCAACGGTGCCCAATTAA
- a CDS encoding carboxypeptidase-like regulatory domain-containing protein translates to MSLELFPLWARLFSGVLLIGTVSWQWLDSLRETLPSQYDRPVITGNVRMNGLPTGGVVLRFFANKQMSATSLCTTVTNSEGEFYISRRDLSPGEYHVTASWRPKIHEYESLIPGPERLPRRYQEWRQTPLLVRIDPAKSPEIDWSLPLQICCAD, encoded by the coding sequence ATGAGTCTGGAATTGTTCCCCTTGTGGGCCCGTTTGTTTTCCGGCGTGCTGTTAATTGGCACGGTTAGCTGGCAATGGCTGGATTCGCTTCGTGAAACATTGCCGTCTCAATACGACCGTCCGGTGATTACGGGAAATGTGCGTATGAACGGCTTGCCGACGGGGGGCGTCGTGTTGCGTTTTTTTGCCAATAAGCAAATGAGCGCCACCTCGTTATGCACGACGGTAACCAACTCGGAAGGTGAATTTTATATTTCCCGGCGCGATCTTTCGCCGGGGGAATACCACGTCACCGCCAGTTGGCGGCCAAAAATTCATGAATATGAATCATTGATCCCCGGCCCGGAGCGACTTCCGCGGCGTTATCAGGAATGGCGTCAAACGCCGTTGTTGGTACGGATAGATCCCGCGAAATCACCAGAGATTGATTGGAGTCTACCACTGCAAATTTGCTGTGCGGATTGA